One genomic window of Aquisalimonas sp. 2447 includes the following:
- the adk gene encoding adenylate kinase — MRIILLGPPGAGKGTQAGYICEHFGIPQISTGDMLRAAVKEGTPLGKEAEKIMSSGGLVSDDIILGVVKERIAKQDCANGFLFDGFPRTIGQAEAVKDEGIKLDYVVEIQVEDEEIVQRMSGRRVHSGSGRVYHVQHNPPKVEGRDDETGEELVQREDDQEATVRKRLDVYHEQTRPLVDYYRKLADSGEPAAPRYVDVNGLGDVEDVRERILSSLKG; from the coding sequence ATGCGTATCATTCTATTGGGCCCGCCCGGCGCGGGCAAAGGCACGCAGGCCGGCTACATCTGCGAACATTTCGGGATTCCCCAGATTTCCACCGGCGACATGCTGCGTGCGGCGGTCAAGGAGGGCACTCCCCTGGGCAAGGAAGCGGAGAAGATCATGAGCTCCGGCGGCTTGGTGTCGGATGATATCATCCTGGGCGTGGTCAAGGAGCGCATTGCCAAGCAGGATTGCGCCAACGGCTTTCTCTTCGACGGCTTCCCCCGCACCATTGGCCAGGCCGAAGCGGTCAAGGATGAAGGCATCAAGCTCGACTACGTGGTGGAAATCCAGGTGGAAGACGAGGAAATCGTCCAGCGCATGAGCGGGCGCCGGGTCCACTCGGGCTCGGGACGTGTCTACCACGTCCAGCACAACCCCCCGAAGGTTGAAGGCAGGGACGACGAAACCGGGGAGGAGCTCGTGCAGCGCGAAGACGACCAGGAAGCCACCGTGCGCAAGCGTCTGGATGTCTATCACGAGCAGACCCGCCCGCTGGTGGACTACTACCGGAAGCTTGCTGACAGTGGTGAGCCGGCGGCCCCCCGTTATGTGGACGTGAACGGCCTGGGTGACGTTGAGGACGTCCGGGAGCGTATTCTCTCCTCCCTCAAGGGCTGA
- a CDS encoding nodulation protein NfeD produces MKRLLALVLVTLLAVAAGRAEEPPGGYVLEVRGAIGPATVDYVTRGIDRAAERGAKLVILRMNTPGGLDNSMRDIIEAIVESPVPVATYVSPSGSRATSAGTYIMYGSHVAAMAPGTTIGAATPVQMGGMPEVDEEDARDEDDGADNGGNGNNDDNGNNDDEAGNNGNNDAPQPGSAMERKMINDAVSYIRSLAEMRGRNADWAEKAVREAASIGSSEALELNVIDVLASDMDDLLSQIDGMEVETQAGPVTLEMEGLSLEYLEPDWRNELLSVITNPNVAYILMLIGIYGIIFELANPGAIVPGVLGSISLLLALFAFQALPINYAGLGLMLLGAAFIVGEAFMPSFGVLGIGGIAAFVLGSLLLVDTGVEAYELSLEVILGVSAVSFVVIFGIATMAVRAHRRRVASGVEQMSGERAEAATDFRDGRGKVRLLGEVWNAELEGGGEVRKDDRVRVVAVEGLKVRVTAIESGRIEQ; encoded by the coding sequence ATGAAACGTCTCCTCGCACTTGTCCTCGTTACCCTGCTCGCTGTGGCGGCAGGGCGCGCCGAAGAGCCGCCCGGCGGTTACGTCCTGGAAGTCCGCGGCGCCATCGGGCCAGCCACCGTCGACTACGTCACCCGTGGCATCGACCGTGCCGCCGAGCGCGGGGCGAAGCTCGTGATTCTGCGCATGAACACCCCGGGTGGTCTGGACAACTCCATGCGCGACATCATCGAGGCCATCGTCGAGTCGCCGGTGCCGGTGGCGACCTATGTTTCTCCCAGCGGCTCCCGGGCGACCAGTGCCGGCACTTACATCATGTACGGCTCCCATGTGGCCGCCATGGCGCCGGGGACCACCATTGGTGCGGCGACACCGGTGCAGATGGGGGGCATGCCGGAGGTGGACGAAGAGGACGCCCGCGACGAGGACGACGGGGCGGACAACGGTGGAAACGGCAACAACGACGACAATGGCAACAACGACGACGAGGCCGGGAACAACGGCAACAATGACGCGCCCCAGCCCGGCTCGGCCATGGAACGCAAGATGATCAATGACGCCGTGTCGTACATCCGTTCCCTGGCGGAGATGCGCGGGCGCAATGCCGACTGGGCCGAGAAGGCGGTGCGTGAGGCCGCGAGCATCGGTTCCAGCGAGGCCCTGGAGCTCAACGTCATCGATGTCCTTGCCAGCGATATGGATGACCTGCTCAGCCAGATCGACGGCATGGAAGTGGAGACCCAGGCAGGGCCCGTGACCCTGGAGATGGAAGGGCTGAGCCTGGAGTACCTGGAGCCCGACTGGCGGAACGAACTACTGTCCGTGATCACCAATCCCAACGTCGCCTATATCCTGATGCTCATCGGCATTTACGGGATTATCTTCGAACTGGCCAACCCCGGTGCCATCGTGCCCGGGGTGCTCGGCAGCATCAGTCTGCTACTGGCGCTGTTCGCCTTCCAGGCCCTGCCCATCAACTATGCGGGCCTGGGGCTGATGCTGCTGGGGGCGGCTTTCATTGTCGGCGAGGCGTTCATGCCCAGCTTTGGCGTTCTCGGCATCGGCGGCATTGCTGCATTCGTCCTCGGTTCCCTGCTGCTGGTGGACACCGGGGTGGAGGCCTATGAACTGTCCCTGGAGGTCATTCTCGGTGTCTCTGCCGTGAGCTTCGTGGTGATCTTCGGCATTGCCACCATGGCCGTGCGCGCCCACCGGCGCCGTGTGGCATCCGGCGTCGAGCAGATGAGCGGTGAGCGCGCGGAGGCGGCAACGGATTTCCGCGATGGCCGTGGCAAAGTGCGGCTGCTGGGTGAGGTCTGGAATGCGGAACTGGAAGGCGGGGGCGAGGTGCGCAAGGATGACCGTGTGCGGGTGGTCGCCGTCGAGGGCCTGAAAGTGCGGGTGACCGCCATTGAATCCGGGAGGATAGAGCAGTGA
- the pdxH gene encoding pyridoxamine 5'-phosphate oxidase, protein MSLKDDAIERFQGWFEQARTNEGIAEATAMTLSTVSPDGQPAARTVLLKAVDADGFVFYTNRRSRKGQHLSATPRAGLCFLWPPLGLQVLVEGVVSDVSDAEADAYFASRPRLSQIGAWASYQSEPLDSPETLAHRVEQLEQQYAGRTIPRPPHWSGYRVAPTLMEFWSAGDGRLHRRERYEADAEGQWHHYFVNP, encoded by the coding sequence GTGAGTCTCAAAGACGATGCCATCGAGCGCTTTCAGGGCTGGTTTGAGCAGGCCCGGACCAACGAGGGTATTGCCGAGGCTACCGCCATGACGCTGTCCACCGTAAGCCCGGACGGCCAGCCGGCAGCCCGGACCGTGCTTCTGAAGGCAGTCGATGCCGATGGTTTCGTCTTCTACACGAACCGGCGCAGCCGCAAGGGCCAGCATCTCAGCGCCACGCCGCGGGCCGGGTTGTGCTTTTTGTGGCCGCCTCTGGGGCTGCAGGTGCTGGTGGAAGGGGTGGTGAGTGACGTTAGTGACGCCGAAGCGGATGCCTACTTCGCTTCCCGTCCCCGGCTGAGTCAGATCGGTGCCTGGGCGTCGTACCAGTCGGAGCCGCTGGATTCGCCGGAGACCCTGGCCCACCGTGTCGAGCAGCTGGAGCAGCAGTATGCGGGGCGGACCATCCCGCGCCCGCCCCACTGGTCAGGCTACCGGGTGGCGCCCACGCTGATGGAATTCTGGTCCGCCGGCGATGGCCGGCTGCATCGCCGCGAGCGCTACGAGGCGGATGCCGAAGGCCAGTGGCACCACTACTTCGTGAATCCCTGA